The proteins below are encoded in one region of Solenopsis invicta isolate M01_SB chromosome 8, UNIL_Sinv_3.0, whole genome shotgun sequence:
- the LOC113006240 gene encoding ejaculatory bulb-specific protein 3-like, producing the protein MSLTFVLLFSLAFSGLVSGIEYFSDNIDVDAIINSDRLLNQYVNCILDKGPCTADGRSLKHFLPDAIATTCEKCSEKQKQTARKIIKYLKEHKPNIWAEFLERYDPDEEHVAFYKEFLAQGGA; encoded by the exons ATGAGCTTGACATTTGTTCTGCTGTTTAGTCTCGCATTTTCTGGACTCGTTTCAGGAATAGAATACTTTTCAGATAACATAGATGTGGATGCAATCATTAATAGCGACCgtcttttaaatcaatatgtaAATTGTATTCTCGATAAAGGTCCCTGTACTGCCGATGGACGTAGTCTTAAAC ATTTTCTCCCGGATGCAATAGCCACAACTTGTGAAAAATGCAGCGAAAAGCAGAAACAGACTGcaagaaaaataatcaaatatttgaaagaaCATAAACCGAACATTTGGGCAGAATTTCTCGAGAGATATGATCCTGATGAAGAACATGTTGcattttacaaagaatttttggCACAAGGAGGTgcttaa